The window GGACCGGCTATCTGGCTTGAGGGAAAGCATAGTAACGGGGGATGAGGATGGCGCCCTTTCTCGGGTCCAGGAGGCGCTGGCAGAAGGGATTGAACCAACTGTCATCGTGTCCCAGGGGCTCGCCCAAGCCATGGAGCAGGTGGGGCTCCTCTGGAACAAGGAGGAGATCTTCCTTCCCGAGGTGGTCTACGCCGCCGACATATTCCAGGAGTGCATGCAGGTGTTGGAGCCAAGTCTCCTGGGGAAGCCAACTGACAGCAAGCTGGGGCACTTCATCATCGGGACCGTCAGCGGTGACCTGCATGACCTGGGAAAGAACATGGTCGCCATCATGCTGCGCACGGCAGGGTTCACCGTGCATGACGTGGGAAAGGATGTGTCCGTCGAGGCATTTGTGGAGAAGGTCAAGGAACTGGGCAAGTGCCTGCTGGGATTGAGCGCCCTGCTCACCACTACCATGATGGAGCAGAGGCTAGTCATCAATGCCCTGCAGGAGGCTGGGCTCCGAGAGCAGGTGAAGGTAATGGTGGGGGGCGCACCGGTTACACCGGGCTGGGCGCAGGAAATCGGGGCTGACGGCTATGCTGTCAACGCCCACAAAGCAGTGGAGCTGGCCCGCCGGTTGGTCACTCGTGAGGGAGGCGCAC is drawn from Bacillota bacterium and contains these coding sequences:
- a CDS encoding corrinoid protein, producing MTDRLSGLRESIVTGDEDGALSRVQEALAEGIEPTVIVSQGLAQAMEQVGLLWNKEEIFLPEVVYAADIFQECMQVLEPSLLGKPTDSKLGHFIIGTVSGDLHDLGKNMVAIMLRTAGFTVHDVGKDVSVEAFVEKVKELGKCLLGLSALLTTTMMEQRLVINALQEAGLREQVKVMVGGAPVTPGWAQEIGADGYAVNAHKAVELARRLVTREGGAPR